Proteins co-encoded in one Sediminispirochaeta bajacaliforniensis DSM 16054 genomic window:
- a CDS encoding transporter substrate-binding domain-containing protein translates to MARNMLTILVSAFFVFTPLPLFSDHSQAFTQPLIARGDSDYPPFEYLDKKGHPTGFNIDLLNAIAEEMNLTVVIDLGMWSQVRNELTAGEVDLITGMYQTEARQKVFDFSSPHNVVSHALYVKRGSSIQTLDELKGRVVYVESGDVMHDYLRERIPEAFIVKVKSYRDALVALNSNPQVDAVLTSRIQGERIRKEEKLSNVTTVGPPFYPRKYCFAVQKGNSNLLAVLNDGITILRENGTYDKLYEKWFGQIIPGMSNAVSRRMIIIVVIAIAIGGAIVFAWIWSLKRSVRQKTAQLEKELTERKGMEWRFRSVFEGVPVSIWEEDISVIRERIRMLREEGISDFSVYVNEHPEVIDWMVRNIKIVDVNPATLAMHNATSKEQLIGSFAKVETRHIKNFLQKEFLAIAEGQEYIRAETKSVTFSGEEKIFLTTIFIPRTGSGAYSHMLVSMVDITENKKAEKKLAKSLEEKEVLLKELHHRVKNNMQMMSSLINLQSRSVGDRALAQVIRVSENRIRAMALIHELLYQTDDFTSIELGFYLRSLVRNLMDSFRNEHRDNIRFDFSGSEINVTIDTAIPCGLIVNELVSNSLEHAFPNGRTGTIKVKTFTTGGFIVIEISDDGCGIAEGPRKKKTMGLDIVQALVQQLRGTIDRVSCKEGGIKHILRIRPHEDQ, encoded by the coding sequence GTGGCTCGGAACATGCTGACCATCCTTGTGTCAGCCTTTTTTGTCTTTACACCGTTGCCTCTGTTTAGTGATCATAGCCAAGCCTTTACCCAACCATTGATAGCCAGAGGTGATTCTGATTATCCACCTTTTGAGTACCTCGATAAAAAAGGACATCCTACAGGCTTTAACATTGACCTTCTGAACGCCATTGCAGAAGAGATGAATCTCACGGTAGTGATCGATCTCGGGATGTGGAGTCAGGTACGAAACGAGCTTACCGCAGGTGAGGTCGATTTGATTACCGGCATGTATCAGACGGAGGCACGCCAAAAGGTCTTTGACTTTTCATCCCCCCATAACGTAGTGAGCCATGCATTATATGTGAAACGGGGAAGCTCAATCCAAACGCTCGATGAACTTAAGGGACGTGTTGTTTATGTGGAGTCCGGAGATGTCATGCATGACTATCTTCGAGAGCGGATACCAGAGGCCTTCATCGTTAAGGTAAAAAGCTATCGAGATGCACTTGTTGCGCTCAACAGCAATCCACAGGTCGATGCGGTCCTTACGAGTAGAATACAAGGCGAACGTATTAGAAAAGAAGAGAAGCTTAGCAACGTAACCACCGTCGGTCCTCCCTTTTATCCACGAAAGTACTGTTTTGCCGTACAAAAGGGAAACAGCAATCTCCTGGCTGTCCTCAACGATGGTATAACAATCCTCCGGGAAAACGGAACATACGACAAGCTTTACGAAAAATGGTTCGGCCAGATTATCCCAGGTATGTCCAACGCCGTAAGCCGCCGTATGATTATCATCGTTGTTATCGCCATCGCGATAGGTGGGGCAATTGTGTTTGCATGGATATGGAGCCTGAAAAGAAGCGTTCGCCAGAAAACGGCCCAGCTGGAAAAGGAACTTACCGAAAGGAAGGGAATGGAATGGCGTTTTCGCAGCGTCTTCGAGGGGGTACCTGTTTCGATTTGGGAAGAGGATATTTCCGTCATACGAGAGCGGATCCGAATGCTGAGAGAGGAAGGTATCAGTGATTTCAGTGTTTATGTGAACGAACACCCTGAAGTAATCGACTGGATGGTAAGGAACATAAAGATCGTGGATGTAAATCCGGCGACACTGGCCATGCATAACGCCACATCCAAAGAACAGTTGATCGGCTCCTTTGCCAAGGTTGAAACCCGCCATATAAAAAACTTTTTGCAGAAGGAATTTCTGGCAATTGCGGAAGGCCAAGAATATATCCGAGCGGAAACGAAAAGTGTCACTTTTTCGGGGGAAGAAAAAATATTTCTCACCACCATATTCATCCCCCGCACAGGCTCGGGGGCGTATTCCCATATGCTCGTCAGCATGGTGGATATTACCGAAAACAAAAAGGCGGAGAAAAAGCTTGCAAAATCCCTTGAAGAGAAAGAGGTTTTGCTGAAAGAACTACATCACCGCGTCAAAAATAATATGCAGATGATGTCCAGCCTCATTAATCTCCAAAGTCGATCTGTCGGAGATAGAGCATTGGCTCAGGTGATCAGAGTCAGTGAAAACAGGATCAGGGCAATGGCCCTCATCCACGAGCTGCTTTACCAGACCGACGACTTTACCTCCATCGAGCTTGGTTTTTATCTGAGAAGCCTGGTCAGAAACCTTATGGATTCTTTTCGCAACGAGCATAGGGACAACATTAGGTTTGATTTTTCAGGGAGTGAGATAAACGTAACCATTGATACGGCAATCCCCTGCGGTCTTATTGTAAATGAGCTTGTCAGCAATTCACTGGAACACGCCTTTCCAAACGGGAGAACGGGGACAATCAAGGTGAAAACCTTCACCACAGGCGGTTTTATCGTGATAGAGATATCGGACGACGGCTGCGGTATTGCGGAAGGGCCTCGAAAAAAGAAAACAATGGGCCTGGACATAGTCCAGGCACTTGTTCAACAACTTAGAGGAACAATAGACAGGGTATCATGTAAAGAGGGGGGAATAAAACATATCTTACGGATCAGACCTCACGAAGATCAATGA
- a CDS encoding CBS domain-containing protein, translating to MTVSRVMTHNPFTISDDTAVTDAVALIHKEKVHRLPVLDKERKLVGIVSEKDLLYASPSPASTLSVYEMSALLARLKVKKVMTKEIITVTEQTLIEDAARIMVDKNVGGLPVMRDGLLVGIITESDIFKLFSELFGTRKRGLRVTALVPEQRGEIAGMAAAISEKGGNIISFGTFLGEDVSNSLCTFKVDEIDKEELQKAIAPYVVRIIDLREV from the coding sequence ATGACCGTATCCAGAGTAATGACTCATAATCCGTTTACTATTAGCGACGATACCGCTGTGACCGATGCAGTGGCTCTTATCCACAAAGAAAAGGTTCACCGACTTCCCGTTTTGGATAAAGAACGAAAGTTGGTGGGGATCGTTTCTGAAAAGGATCTGCTCTACGCTTCTCCCTCACCTGCCTCGACCTTGAGTGTCTATGAGATGAGTGCACTCTTGGCCCGGCTTAAGGTAAAAAAGGTGATGACCAAGGAGATTATCACCGTTACCGAGCAAACCTTGATCGAGGATGCGGCCCGGATCATGGTCGATAAAAATGTCGGCGGGCTTCCTGTTATGCGAGATGGGCTTCTCGTCGGCATCATTACCGAATCCGACATTTTTAAACTCTTTAGTGAGCTATTCGGTACAAGGAAGAGGGGCTTACGAGTTACTGCCTTGGTTCCCGAACAACGCGGAGAAATAGCGGGAATGGCTGCGGCCATCTCAGAAAAGGGAGGCAACATTATCTCCTTTGGAACATTTCTCGGAGAGGACGTGAGCAATAGCCTCTGTACCTTCAAGGTCGATGAGATCGACAAAGAGGAGTTGCAAAAAGCGATTGCTCCTTATGTCGTACGTATCATTGATCTTCGTGAGGTCTGA
- a CDS encoding ABC transporter ATP-binding protein, whose amino-acid sequence MLKIEDVNTFYGNIQALKGITIEINEGEIITLIGANGAGKTTTLMSICGIVPPRSGNITFLGSSLLDKEPDEIVSMGISQVPEGRRIFPYLSVQENLDMGAFLRKDQEEIARDREYIYELFPILAERRNQAGGTLSGGEQQMLAISRAIMARPKLLLLDEPSLGLAPLIVLQIFDIIKKINTENKTTIFLVEQNANLALKTAHRGYVMENGSITLADSCENLLENKAVRKAYLGM is encoded by the coding sequence ATGCTTAAGATTGAAGATGTCAATACCTTTTACGGAAACATCCAGGCGCTGAAAGGCATAACTATTGAGATAAACGAGGGTGAGATTATTACTCTTATCGGTGCGAATGGTGCCGGAAAAACGACCACCCTGATGTCTATTTGTGGTATTGTCCCTCCTCGCTCTGGAAATATCACCTTTCTTGGAAGTTCTTTGCTTGATAAGGAGCCGGATGAGATTGTCTCTATGGGGATCAGCCAGGTACCGGAAGGTCGCAGAATTTTTCCCTATTTGAGCGTTCAGGAAAACCTTGATATGGGGGCATTCCTTCGCAAGGACCAGGAGGAAATTGCCAGGGATCGTGAGTATATTTACGAGCTTTTTCCGATTCTGGCGGAACGGCGGAATCAGGCCGGCGGTACCCTGAGCGGCGGAGAACAGCAAATGCTCGCCATAAGCCGCGCAATCATGGCCAGGCCGAAGTTGCTTTTGCTCGACGAGCCTTCTTTAGGCTTGGCTCCTCTCATCGTTCTTCAAATTTTCGATATTATTAAGAAGATTAATACCGAAAATAAGACTACAATTTTTCTTGTGGAGCAGAATGCAAATCTTGCTTTGAAGACCGCCCATCGCGGATACGTGATGGAAAACGGTTCCATTACCCTTGCGGATTCTTGTGAAAACCTTCTGGAAAACAAGGCGGTCCGTAAGGCCTATCTTGGTATGTAG
- a CDS encoding ABC transporter ATP-binding protein: MNEAVLDVRRLTMEFGGLRAVDSVDLQVADQQIAALIGPNGAGKTTFFNCVTGIYKPTGGDVMVNPPGKEPSRLNGLKPNKVTERGLARTFQNIRLFQNMTVLENVMIGRHCRLNAGVLGAIFRNKATREEEKRVIEESYHVLKKIGLEEHVNELAKNLPYGAQRRLEIARALATEPFILLLDEPAAGMNPQETKDLMNLIYQLRENEKIAILLIEHDMSLVMSISERVFVMDYGKLIADGTPQEIKKSPAVVKAYLGEDIDA, translated from the coding sequence ATGAACGAAGCTGTACTTGATGTCCGAAGGTTGACCATGGAGTTCGGGGGGTTGCGTGCGGTTGATTCCGTGGATCTCCAGGTGGCCGACCAGCAGATTGCTGCACTTATCGGCCCAAATGGTGCAGGAAAGACGACCTTTTTTAACTGTGTGACCGGGATTTACAAACCGACCGGTGGTGATGTCATGGTCAATCCTCCGGGAAAAGAGCCTTCTCGTTTGAATGGGTTGAAGCCAAATAAGGTAACCGAACGTGGGCTTGCCCGTACCTTTCAGAACATCAGATTGTTTCAGAACATGACGGTTCTTGAAAACGTCATGATCGGCAGGCATTGCCGTCTCAATGCAGGGGTCCTTGGTGCCATCTTTCGAAATAAGGCTACCCGTGAGGAAGAAAAGCGGGTCATCGAAGAGAGTTACCATGTGCTTAAGAAGATTGGTCTGGAAGAGCACGTAAACGAACTGGCGAAGAACCTTCCTTATGGTGCCCAGCGGCGTCTTGAGATCGCCCGTGCTCTTGCCACCGAGCCCTTTATCCTTCTCCTGGATGAGCCTGCCGCCGGTATGAACCCACAGGAGACCAAGGACCTCATGAATCTGATCTATCAGCTCAGGGAAAATGAGAAGATTGCAATCCTGCTGATTGAGCACGACATGAGTCTTGTTATGTCGATCTCCGAACGGGTGTTTGTGATGGACTACGGCAAGCTGATAGCCGACGGGACCCCACAGGAAATAAAAAAGAGCCCGGCGGTAGTGAAAGCGTACCTGGGGGAGGATATCGATGCTTAA